A region from the Fusarium graminearum PH-1 chromosome 4, whole genome shotgun sequence genome encodes:
- a CDS encoding ATP-dependent RNA helicase DBP7: MADDGMLLNFDLGSGPVKPQVKFKGGRWRDRKQAEKSARIASGKQSQPKSSTDGPDDGRSSKRQRTDDGDFDNGFDYKSANRFGSRPKHFDNDGHGGASGQSRSHQSDGKSKQVISRLFSFNPAQKTEADEKQGEWTAPEATNAPLSDVANFGTLTISARLVDELGKMGLERPTGIQNKVIPHMLTSSSDAFVQAETGSGKTLAYLLPILHRVLLLSVKGGAQIHRDSGAFAIIVAPTRELAKQVHTVLEKLIRPFPWLVSTAITGGESKKAEKARIRKGVNFLVATPGRLADHIDNTKALNLSIVRWLILDEGDRLMDLGFEDDLKKVITALKAVDVSDTLPDGTPLKALPERRVTVLCSATMKMNVQKLGEMSLADATFLAAKKEDMELDVQKSEMKAPAQLHQYYSVVPAKLRLVTLISYLKSTFSRRGKTMKAIIFISCADSVDFHYELLRDPNTTEAPVAASKEAESISKTVSKAAYITSPASPEVVLHRMHGSLSQPIRTATLKSFSACKSPSLLITTDVSSRGLDIPSVDLVIEYDPAFSFADHIHRVGRTARAGKPGDALLFLLPGTEEGYIELMKGSTTPTSQSYDSILQKGMMTKLEFPVETTAKPEDGHSFHDKAESLQLHIEQRLLEDTKRLELARNGFKSHIRAYATHTKEERKHFDISELHLGHTAKSYGLREAPGGIGQGVERKTKKRTNKGVEKDPEQAAGDERQNQNIIRKKSMMLMNSAADEFNIG; encoded by the coding sequence ATGGCCGATGATGGAATGCTTCTAAACTTTGACCTAGGGTCTGGCCCTGTCAAACCCcaggtcaagttcaagggtGGACGCTGGCGCGACAGGAAGCAGGCTGAAAAGTCAGCAAGGATAGCCTCCGGGAAACAGTCTCAGCCAAAGTCTTCAACAGATGGACCCGACGACGGAAGATCCTCAAAACGACAGAGGACAGACGATGGAGACTTTGACAATGGCTTTGATTATAAATCAGCCAACCGATTTGGTTCGCGACCAAAGCATTTCGACAACGACGGCCACGGAGGAGCGTCAGGCCAATCTAGGAGCCATCAATCGGACGGCAAGTCGAAACAAGTTATCTCGCGTCTCTTCTCATTCAATCCCGCTCAAAAGACGGAGGCAGACGAGAAGCAGGGAGAATGGACTGCCCCAGAAGCGACCAATGCGCCACTGTCAGACGTCGCCAACTTCGGAACCTTGACAATATCTGCTCGACTTGTAGACGAACTCGGCAAGATGGGCCTCGAGCGACCCACGGGTATCCAGAATAAAGTCATCCCTCACATGCTGACGAGCAGCTCCGATGCGTTCGTCCAGGCCGAAACTGGTTCCGGAAAGACCTTGGCTTACCTTTTGCCTATCCTACATCGCGTTCTACTTCTAAGTGTGAAGGGAGGTGCCCAGATCCATCGAGACTCTGGCGCATTCGCAATCATTGTTGCACCTACTCGTGAACTTGCCAAGCAGGTCCACACAGTTCTCGAAAAGCTCATTCGACCGTTCCCATGGCTTGTCTCGACAGCGATTACAGGAGGAGAGTCCAAGAAGGCAGAGAAGGCCCGCATACGAAAGGGCGTCAATTTCTTGGTCGCCACCCCCGGACGACTCGCTGATCacatcgacaacaccaaggcgCTTAACCTCAGCATAGTCCGATGGCTGATTCTCGATGAAGGTGATCGGCTTATGGACTTGGGTTTCGAGGatgacttgaagaaggttATCACAGCACTCAAGGCAGTCGACGTATCGGACACACTACCCGACGGAACACCGCTCAAGGCCCTGCCCGAGCGAAGAGTTACAGTACTATGCTCGGCCACTATGAAGATGAACGTGCAGAAGCTAGGAGAAATGAGTTTGGCGGATGCGACTTTCCTGGCggcaaagaaggaggatATGGAGCTCGATGTGCAAAAGAGCGAGATGAAGGCACCTGCACAGCTTCACCAGTACTATTCCGTCGTTCCCGCCAAGCTACGACTCGTTACTTTGATCTCGTATCTCAAGTCTACATTCTCCCGGCGCGGAAAGACCATGAAAGCTATCATATTTATATCTTGCGCCGACTCTGTCGATTTTCACTACGAGCTGTTACGCGACCCCAACACTACCGAAGCACCTGTGGCGGCTTCCAAGGAGGCAGAATCAATCTCGAAGACAGTGTCAAAGGCGGCGTACATCACTTCACCGGCGAGCCCCGAGGTTGTCCTTCACAGGATGCATGGATCTCTATCGCAGCCTATCCGTACAGCTACTCTTAAATCGTTCTCGGCTTGCAAATCACCATCTCTTCTTATCACGACCGATGTTTCCTCCCGAGGTCTAGATATTCCTTCGGTCGATCTAGTTATCGAGTACGACCCTGCATTCAGCTTCGCCGATCATATCCATCGTGTCGGTCGAACTGCTCGTGCTGGTAAACCTGGTGACGCTCTACTATTCCTCCTCCCCGGAACTGAAGAAGGCTATATCGAGCTAATGAAGGggtcaacaacgccaacatcaCAATCCTACGATTCAATCCTGCAAAAGGGAATGATGACCAAGCTCGAATTCCCGGTTGAGACGACTGCAAAACCGGAAGATGGACATTCTTTCCACGACAAGGCGGAATCTCTTCAGTTGCACATCGAACAGCGCCTACTCGAAGATACAAAGCGTCTAGAACTTGCTCGAAATGGCTTCAAGTCCCACATCAGAGCATATGCTACACataccaaggaggagaggaagcACTTTGACATTTCAGAACTGCACCTGGGACACACGGCCAAGAGCTACGGTTTGAGAGAAGCGCCTGGCGGCATCGGACAAGGTGTGGAGaggaagaccaagaagcgAACGAATAAGGGTGTCGAGAAGGACCCGGAGCAGGCTGCGGGAGACGAGAGGCAAAACCAGAACATAATCAGGAAGAAGAGTatgatgttgatgaactCGGCAGCAGACGAGTTCAATATTGGTTAG